AGAGTCGTTTTGCATCAGTCTTTCGTAAGACATTTGGGGTGAATCCGAAGCAATTTTCCAACCGGCGATCGCACTAAAATGTGGACAAGCAAGATGCCCATCCCACACTATAAAATTCCATCGAGTTGCAAAACAAATCCAGGCAACACTGTCTCACCGGATAGCTTCTTGGGCGAGTTCAACACTTCAACTGGTTGACCGACTCGATAAATTTCAACTTGTTGGTCATACGGGTTAAGCAACCAGCCCAATTGCATCCCATTTTCCAAATATTCTTGCATTTTGGCTTGCAGCGTGTCGAGATCATCACTGGCAGAACGCAACTCAATCGCAAAATCTGGACAAAGTGGTAAAAATCGGTTGGGATCGGGGCGTAATGCTTTTAAGCGATCGCGTTTAACCCACGCTGCATCGGGCGAGCGAATGGCTTTGTTAGGCAAGATAAAGCCTGTTGAGGAGTCAAATACCAAGCCACTGCCATCTCTGTCTGCCCAGTTGCCTAAACGCTGGTTTAACTTAGAGTTACGGTTTCCAGTTTCCCATCCCGTTGGCGGCATAACGATCAATTTTCCTTCAGCAGTGCGTTCCAGCCTTAAATCTCGATTGACCT
This sequence is a window from Chroogloeocystis siderophila 5.2 s.c.1. Protein-coding genes within it:
- a CDS encoding Uma2 family endonuclease, with protein sequence MIPLVLEIETADIHLSDEQFYRLCQVNRDLRLERTAEGKLIVMPPTGWETGNRNSKLNQRLGNWADRDGSGLVFDSSTGFILPNKAIRSPDAAWVKRDRLKALRPDPNRFLPLCPDFAIELRSASDDLDTLQAKMQEYLENGMQLGWLLNPYDQQVEIYRVGQPVEVLNSPKKLSGETVLPGFVLQLDGIL